The genome window TGAAAGCCGGCGAAGGCGGCCTCGAAACCGGGCCATTTTTTGTCCACCACACTCCAGTTGAAACCGGCGTTGAAGATGCACTTCGACATCATGGCGAGCCAACGGTCGTCGGGAATGGCGGCCAGCTCTGCGGCTGACAGTGGTGTGGGCAGCAGCGCCTCCAGCGCCGCTGCGCCACCCTTGCGCCGGGCGGCCTGTTCATACAGGGATGCAAAGCTTGTCATGATAAAATGCCGTGTTTTTTCCAAGGCGGATTGAATGGGATGAGTGACGATTATAGCCGACGCTTCGGCGGGATTGAGCGCCTCTACGGCAGTGCCGCCGTGCCGGTGCTGCGTGACATGCATGTCTTCGTCGCCGGTGTGGGCGGGGTCGGCTCCTGGGTGGTGGAGGCGCTGGCGCGTAGCGGCATTGGCAGGCTGACTTTTATCGACGGCGATACGGTGGATATCGGCAATGCCAATCGTCAGCTGCATACGCTCAGCGCGACCTTCGACCGGCCCAAGGTTGAGGTGATGGCCGAGCGGGTGCGACAGATCAGTCCCGATTGTCAGGTGGCCGCCGTTCACCAGTATTTGAATATGGAAAATATGCAGGCCTATCTGGAGAATGATTACGACTATGTCATCGATGCCCTGGATAGCATCAAGTTCAAGTCCAATATCATTGCCTATTGCAGGCGTAACAAGGTCCCCATCGTCGCCACCGGCGGGGCGGGCGGTCTCACCGATCCGACCATGATCCATGTGGCCGACCTGAGTAAGACTTATAACGATCCACTGGCGGCCAAGGTGCGTGGCCGCTTGCGCGGCGAGTTTGGTTTCAGTCGTAACCCAAAACGTTCATTCGGGGTGGAATGCGTATTCTCATCGCAGCAGCAGGTCTACCCCAAGGAGGACGGTAGGGTGAGCCATGAAAAGCCGGGCATTCACGGGGTGTCGCTGGATTGCCGATTCGGCTACGGTTCGGCCAGTTTCGTCACCGCCGCGTTTGGTTTTGTGGCGGCCTCGCGGGCAATCAACAAAACGCTAAAGAAAAAACTCGCTTAGCTCGCCTTCCTCAGCGGGATCGCGGGATACGCCTTCCTAGGCGCCGCGCTGAAGCGCGAGCATACGGGCTAGCCCTTCAGCCCCAGCGGGTCGTTGGGGTCGATGTGATCCTGGAAGGGGTAACGCCGGTCCATGTTGGTGATCTGATAGACCTTGCCGAGCCAGTTGTTGAGGACGGCCTCGGCGGTGTCATGCCAGGTATTGTCCAGGCGCATCGTTACCAGCACTTCCGGCAGCTCCGGCGGGGTTTTGCCAGTTTTTACCGCCTTCATGACCTGCAGTTTGTGTTCCTCCAGAATGGCGGCCGACTGCAGGCTGAAATAATTTTCCGGCATGGGCGGATACTCGGCGCGTTCGCCCTTGATGTAGTGCATTACATCGCGCTTGTATTCCTTGAGCAGGCTGATGATGTCGTACTCCGGATGGCCCTGGAAAAACACCAGTCGGAACCGGTCTTCGCTGACCGCCAGGTGCACACCGGCCTCCTTGCTTTCCACCAAGACTTTGAGCCCGGCCGCCTCAAATTGCTGACGGCAGATATTGTTGTAGCGCGAATGGGGAATGTCGAAACGCGTATTGACGCCGGCCACCAGCGGGTGCTCGCGGTCCACCAGGTAGTGGGGATAGACGCCCCAGCGTTTGAAGCCCAGGTGCTTGCGTTTCTGGCTGTAGCGCATTTGCATGACGGCGTGGGTGGCCAGGCAGGAGCACAGCGTCGAGGTGACGTTGTCATAGGCCCAGTCGATGACCTCTTGCAGGGGGTGCCAAAAGGGCTCCATGGCCAGGTCGGGCTGGGTGACATTGGCGCCGGTGATGATCAGCGCGTCCAGGCCGCTGGCCTGGATTTCGTCGAAGCTTTCGTAGTATTTGGCCAGGTGTTGTCGCGCCTTATCGCTGCGCGGCAGTTGTGGCAGGGTAAAGGGATGCATGTAGAACTGGGCGATTTGGTTGGATTCGCCCACCAGGCGAAAGAACTGGCGCTCGGTGGCCTCCAGTGCGGCATCGGGCATCATGTTGAGCAGGCCGATATGCAGTTCGCGGATATCCTGATGCACGGCGGCATCGCTTTGCAGGATGGTCTCGCCTTCGACCTTCAGGCGTTTGAATGCAGGCAGGTCCGAGTTGGCGACCAAGGGCATGGCGATTATGCCTGTAAAGCTCGTTCGACCAGGGCGAGGAAATCCTGCTCGCATTCCACCATGGCCAGGTCGGTTGTGCTGATGGTGTAACCGTATTGCCGGGCGATCGCTTCATAGCGCGGGATGCGGCTGTAAAACAGGTGCGGGAAGACCCAGCGCACGAAATCATCCGGATCGATTTGGGCGACATAATCCAGTGCATGCTGCCCCATGTACTTGGCCAGCTGCTCGTCGAGAAAGGCCTCGCGGTAATACAGCGGTTTGGGCGCGATTTCGGCGCGGCGGATCAGTTCTTTTTCATCCTGCTCGGTGGCCTTTAGGTATAGAATCAAGGTGTGATCGGCCAGGGTCTGCAGCGTCTCCTCGTCATCCAGTTCGCAGACGCTGCCGCCGGCATCGTTGATGAAATGGCTGTAGCCATAGATCTCGTGGGCCTTTTGGATAAATTCCGGTACATCGCACATGGCGGCGATTTCGGCCTGATGGTGCAGGGCCTGGCGGCGCTTGAATTCGGGCAGCGACAGGCCATCCTGTTCCGGATTGCCGAGTTTGCCGAGGAAGCTGGACACTGGACTGAGATCGTCAAAGGTGAGGTTGTTGGCGATGTAAATGGAATCGGTGCGCAGCAGGTCGCGCAGAAACGGAATCTGCATGGCCTGCTGCTTGATGTTGTCCAGAATCGGTTCGTCCAGATAACGGCTGCCGATGCGGTAATCGCCGGAATAGTGAAACCAATTGCCCTTGCGCAGCATGGCGGACAGGCGCGTCTTGCCCACCCCGGACATGCCCAGCAGGGTGATGCTCTTATGTTGCCAGTTTCTGAATTCTTGCGGGCTTAGACGCACGGTCCTACCTCATGACTGACGAATTGCTATAGTGTACCAAAGCCGTAAATGTTTCAGGATCTCTTATGCGTTATCAGACCATCGTCAGCGATGAAGCACTGCTCAATCACCTGCCCGACCCGCACTGGGTCATCGTCGATTGCCGTTTCTCCCTGGCGGATACGGAAGTCGGCAGGCGGGCCTGGCTCAGCAGCCATATCCGCGGCGCGCATTACGCCCACTTGAACGAAGCCCTGTCAGGCCCGGTGACACAACACGGTGGTCGCCATCCGTTACCCAACCGGGAGGAACTCCGGCGCCGGGTGGGCAGCTGGGGCGTGACGCCGAAGAGCCAGGTGGTGGCCTATGACGCCGCCGGCGGTGCCATGGCGGCGCGGCTGTGGTGGTTGCTGCGCTGGCTGGGGCATCGTGACGTGGCCGTGCTCGACGGTGGTTGGCAGCGCTGGCAGGCGTCGGGCCTACCCGTTTCACGCGATCAGCCGATCGAGCTGCCCAGTTGCTATCCCGATACAGAAGAAAGTCAACCCTGGCTGAGCACAGAGGGCGTGGTTCAGGCGCTGGAAGAGAATGCCATCCTGCTCATCGACGCACGCGCCGCCGAGCGCTTCAGCGGCCAGGTCGAGCCCATCGACCCGGTGGCCGGCCACATTCCCGGCGCCGTCAACCGGCCGCAGCAGGAGAATCTGGATAAAAGCGGTCGCTTCAAGCCGGCCTTGCTGCTGCGTGATGAGTTCGAGGCCTTGCTGCATGGCCGTAATCCGTCAGAAGTGGTGCACATGTGCGGCTCCGGTGTCACCGCCTGTCACAACCTGTTGGCCATGGAATATGCCGGACTCAGTGGTTCGCGCCTGTATCCCGGCTCTTGGAGTGAATGGTCTCGGGCTTTAAAATAAATATATAATAAAACAATTAATTACTTAATTTATTTCATGTTATGAATCAAAATATGGCGCCAAACCGGGGTTGTCTAAAATCAATAAGTTATTGAAAGTGCTTGTTAAAATAGCCTAAGGGCGCTTGGAATCGGGCGGCTGGCATTGTATACTGCCAGCCGCGTTGTCAGAACAACAATAAAATTGGGGGTCATGAATGAGACTTAGAATCTCAGCTTTACTATCGCTTTTCCTTGCTCAGCCGTTCGCCGCTCAGGCCAATGATTACTACTATGGCTTGTCGCTGGGCAGCACCACCTATGAAGAACCCGGCTTTGAGTTCAAGCTTGCCACCCTGGGCGGCAAACTCGGCTATCGCTTCAATAACATTCTCAGCGCCGAAGTGCATGCCGGGATAGGGGATTCTGATGACGCCAACGGCGTCTCCATGGATATGACCTACCTTACCGGCGCTTTTCTGCGCGCCGATTGGTCGCCTGTTGCCGACGGTCGTATCAAGCTCTACATTCTGGGCGGTTTCAGCGCCGCCGACCTAGAATTTAAAACCGCGAGTACCACAGCCAGCTCAACCGAGAGCGGCGTTTCTTACGCGGTCGGCATGGAGCTGTACGCCAATCGCGAGCATGGCATCGCGGCGCAGTGGAGTCGCTATCTGGATGACACCCTGAGGGGTGTCGACTATACCTTGGACGGCCTGAGTCTGGGCTATTTCCGCTATTTTTAGCGCCTGCGGGCGAATCAATGAATTTGTTTGTTGAGGGTCATACGGTTATGTATAAACGAAAACTTCTGGCCGCCATGTTTGGTGCGGCAATCTCGCTCGGTTTGGGGGCTTGTGGGAGTGATAGTGATTCTTCCTCCAATAGTGGCTTGAGTGATTTAAGTGGTGGTAGCTCCTCTAGAAGTGATGAATCCGGGACCGGGACGACGGTCACCGGATCTGAGTCAAACCCTGCCCGTGCCATAGAGATTACATATCCGAGAAGTAACGCAATTGTTGATGAGGGGGGCGGGGTTTATAGCAAGAGAGGTAGTGCGGTGGTTACCGACGCGGAAGGAAATCCGGTGCCGGATGGAACGAAAGTTTATATGAATCTCATTGATTCCATCTTGGCGCGCGGGACAATCGATAACGGTGACAGCTTAAACGGATCAACACTGACTGATATGGCACCTTTGTCAGGTGCTACTACTGATACCGCTACTACGTTTGATCAAGCTTATGTATATAGAAATTATGCATATCGTTTTATCGAGCCGGGTGACCACGTGGTTCTGTTTGATGCCGATGAGACGGACAAAAACAGACTTGTTGACGATGCGACAGGAAACATCACAGCAAATATTCTAACTATGAGCACGGCTTATACAAATGCTTATCCAAGTACCGTCTATCCGGCAGATGGTACCACCCAATATTATGTCGGCGCTTCTACGTTGGGGGCGCAAATTATCGGGCAAGATGCTGAAGGTAATACAGTAAATGGCTATTCCGTTACAAAAGATGGCGTCGCTGAATTTAATATAGTCTATCCCTCTGATGTGAACTCCATCCACTCCGGCTGTTTAGGCGAGAATGATCTGCGCTCTTTTCCTTACGGGTCTGCAGAGGTTTTTGTGATAGCCAGTGCGGGTGAGCACGCTACGACCATTGATAATTCGGCATGTTTTTCATCTATTTCACCTTGGTCGTTGGCTGCGATTCCGACTTCATTGGGGACAAGCGGAGGTGAGATTGAATTTAATTTGCAGGATGGTGGTGACGGAGTCTCATTGCCTTTTACCGAGATTAAGTCAAAGGTTGTTTTAAGCGGGACAATCACTGTGTCGGTTGATTTTTACGATTCGAATGATGTGCTAACCGGGTTGAGTTCTGGAAGGACATACGCTAACGGTACGGCAAAGGTATTGGTGTCTGTGACTAATCCCGGCGCATCGGGGGATGAGGCGAGG of Candidatus Tenderia electrophaga contains these proteins:
- a CDS encoding sulfur acceptor protein CsdL (accepts sulfur from CsdA), with the translated sequence MSDDYSRRFGGIERLYGSAAVPVLRDMHVFVAGVGGVGSWVVEALARSGIGRLTFIDGDTVDIGNANRQLHTLSATFDRPKVEVMAERVRQISPDCQVAAVHQYLNMENMQAYLENDYDYVIDALDSIKFKSNIIAYCRRNKVPIVATGGAGGLTDPTMIHVADLSKTYNDPLAAKVRGRLRGEFGFSRNPKRSFGVECVFSSQQQVYPKEDGRVSHEKPGIHGVSLDCRFGYGSASFVTAAFGFVAASRAINKTLKKKLA
- a CDS encoding homoserine O-succinyltransferase; the protein is MPLVANSDLPAFKRLKVEGETILQSDAAVHQDIRELHIGLLNMMPDAALEATERQFFRLVGESNQIAQFYMHPFTLPQLPRSDKARQHLAKYYESFDEIQASGLDALIITGANVTQPDLAMEPFWHPLQEVIDWAYDNVTSTLCSCLATHAVMQMRYSQKRKHLGFKRWGVYPHYLVDREHPLVAGVNTRFDIPHSRYNNICRQQFEAAGLKVLVESKEAGVHLAVSEDRFRLVFFQGHPEYDIISLLKEYKRDVMHYIKGERAEYPPMPENYFSLQSAAILEEHKLQVMKAVKTGKTPPELPEVLVTMRLDNTWHDTAEAVLNNWLGKVYQITNMDRRYPFQDHIDPNDPLGLKG
- a CDS encoding ATPase; translated protein: MRLSPQEFRNWQHKSITLLGMSGVGKTRLSAMLRKGNWFHYSGDYRIGSRYLDEPILDNIKQQAMQIPFLRDLLRTDSIYIANNLTFDDLSPVSSFLGKLGNPEQDGLSLPEFKRRQALHHQAEIAAMCDVPEFIQKAHEIYGYSHFINDAGGSVCELDDEETLQTLADHTLILYLKATEQDEKELIRRAEIAPKPLYYREAFLDEQLAKYMGQHALDYVAQIDPDDFVRWVFPHLFYSRIPRYEAIARQYGYTISTTDLAMVECEQDFLALVERALQA
- a CDS encoding 3-mercaptopyruvate sulfurtransferase, which encodes MRYQTIVSDEALLNHLPDPHWVIVDCRFSLADTEVGRRAWLSSHIRGAHYAHLNEALSGPVTQHGGRHPLPNREELRRRVGSWGVTPKSQVVAYDAAGGAMAARLWWLLRWLGHRDVAVLDGGWQRWQASGLPVSRDQPIELPSCYPDTEESQPWLSTEGVVQALEENAILLIDARAAERFSGQVEPIDPVAGHIPGAVNRPQQENLDKSGRFKPALLLRDEFEALLHGRNPSEVVHMCGSGVTACHNLLAMEYAGLSGSRLYPGSWSEWSRALK